From the Primulina tabacum isolate GXHZ01 chromosome 15, ASM2559414v2, whole genome shotgun sequence genome, one window contains:
- the LOC142527029 gene encoding uncharacterized protein LOC142527029 — MRLKQWNQYHDWCENFGNDRATGEQAETFAAAVHDVLNMNYEVIHDTVAITNDIFNAGEEADESIFVTHTPSSKPSVVVTSKNKKRKQVNDDDNTIVEAINHLADITKDTMKDLIKQLATEENIANADENVLDTLQGIPELAEDEKVHVAELLVDNHAKLSLFLCLGDKGKLSLAKRLLDGD; from the coding sequence ATGAGATTGAAGCAGTGGAATCAATACCATGATTGGTGTGAAAATTTTGGAAATGACCGAGCAACAGGTGAACAAGCAGAGACCTTCGCAGCAGCTGTCCACGATGTCCTCAACATGAATTATGAGGTAATTCATGACACAGTTGCGATCACAAACGATATATTTAATGCTGGTGAAGAAGCTGACGAGTCAATATTTGTAACACACACCCCTTCATCGAAACCAAGTGTAGTTGTCACATCCAAGAATAAGAAACGTAAGCAAGTGAATGACGATGACAACACTATAGTTGAAGCCATCAACCATCTAGCTGACATAACAAAAGACACAATGAAAGATTTGATCAAACAGTTAGCAACGGAGGAGAATATAGCCAATGCTGACGAGAATGTGTTGGATACGTTGCAGGGGATACCAGAGCTTGCAGAGGACGAGAAAGTACATGTTGCTGAGTTGTTGGTTGACAACCATGCCAAGTTGTCACTGTTCTTGTGCCTTGGTGACAAAGGCAAGCTAAGTTTAGCAAAGAGGCTTCTGGATGGAGATTAA